Proteins from one Bradyrhizobium roseum genomic window:
- a CDS encoding S24 family peptidase, producing the protein MARHPKAQRILTHAQVWSALDRLAERAGMSPSGLAKRSGLDPTTFNKSKRITADGRERWPSTESVSKALAATNSSIEIFVQLIGDGARGLQSVPLLALAQAGSGGHFDASGFPAGRGWGEVTLPQASDEHVYALEISGDAMKPVYRDGDIIVVSPGTPIRRGDRVVLKTSDGEVMVKELKRRTTKTLELASLNPTQADRVVNADEVAWIARIVWMSQ; encoded by the coding sequence ATGGCCAGGCACCCCAAGGCTCAGCGCATTCTGACCCACGCCCAGGTCTGGAGCGCGCTCGACCGGCTGGCCGAACGCGCCGGAATGTCGCCATCCGGCCTCGCCAAACGCTCAGGCCTCGACCCCACCACCTTCAACAAGTCGAAGCGCATCACCGCCGACGGCCGCGAGCGCTGGCCTTCCACCGAATCGGTGTCCAAGGCCCTGGCGGCGACCAATTCCTCGATCGAAATTTTTGTACAGTTGATCGGCGACGGCGCGCGCGGCCTGCAATCGGTTCCGCTGCTCGCGCTCGCGCAGGCCGGCAGTGGCGGCCATTTCGACGCCAGCGGCTTTCCGGCGGGCCGCGGCTGGGGCGAGGTGACGCTGCCGCAGGCCTCCGACGAGCACGTCTATGCGCTGGAGATCTCGGGCGACGCGATGAAGCCGGTCTATCGTGACGGCGACATCATCGTGGTGTCGCCAGGAACGCCGATCCGACGCGGCGACCGCGTGGTGCTCAAGACGTCGGACGGCGAGGTGATGGTCAAGGAATTGAAGCGCCGAACGACAAAGACGCTGGAACTGGCTTCGCTGAATCCGACCCAGGCCGACCGCGTCGTTAACGCCGACGAGGTCGCCTGGATCGCACGGATTGTCTGGATGAGCCAGTAG
- a CDS encoding mismatch-specific DNA-glycosylase, which translates to MTDVLSDLLQHSLRLVLCGTAAGTTSAAERAYYAHPQNKFWKILHETKLTPERLQPHQYRDLLQHGIGLTDLVKAGAGMDRDTLPKLTAADRARLSTAIATFRPTFLAFTSKTAGQKFFDGKRDYGQQVEAIGDTRVWILPSTSGAANGSWRPEIWHRFANEVRAAGRVTKP; encoded by the coding sequence GTGACCGACGTGCTGAGCGACCTGCTGCAACATTCGCTGCGCCTTGTGTTGTGCGGGACCGCTGCCGGAACGACATCCGCTGCCGAGCGGGCCTACTACGCGCACCCGCAAAACAAGTTCTGGAAGATTTTGCACGAGACGAAGCTGACACCGGAACGGCTGCAGCCGCATCAGTATCGCGACCTGCTGCAGCATGGCATCGGCTTGACCGATCTGGTGAAAGCGGGCGCCGGGATGGATCGCGACACACTTCCCAAACTGACCGCAGCGGATCGCGCCCGGCTGAGTACGGCGATCGCGACATTCCGTCCAACATTCCTCGCCTTCACCAGCAAGACCGCCGGCCAGAAATTCTTCGACGGCAAGCGGGACTATGGCCAGCAGGTGGAGGCGATCGGCGACACCAGGGTGTGGATACTGCCTTCGACCTCCGGCGCCGCCAATGGAAGCTGGCGGCCGGAGATCTGGCACCGCTTTGCAAATGAGGTGCGAGCGGCGGGGCGGGTGACCAAGCCCTGA